In Brienomyrus brachyistius isolate T26 unplaced genomic scaffold, BBRACH_0.4 scaffold35, whole genome shotgun sequence, the sequence TTTGGGTTTTTAAATGACTCGTATAATAAATTGTTACCCTGAAGTGTTTTCCACCTATGACGCCATCGCCCACTAGGCTCCGCCCAGTGTAATAAATTTGTGACCCGTGCTGGCAAAATGAGACGGAATGCGCACAGGCTAATTATGAGCTAGAGTGAAAAAATGTTAATTTTCGTCTAAAATGGAGATTTTCTCAAAAATTAGTCCATTAAGTCATCATCTATCgatcccaataatcaaaacaGCAAATAAATACGTTGAACCATCATAATTTGAATGTTTTGTGCGGACTTTATCTTCAGAAATTAGTCCTTTATCTTAAATTTTCATTGAAAATCCGTTTTTCTTCACTCACTCGCGGCATGAATGGGAATCCCCCAACTGATTGTTTGGTATCACCTTGAAGCGAGGCTCGCCTACTTTCTAAAAATTTGCATAGAATTtccaatgacatcactctgaaccAATAGAACTCGATTTTATAAAGCCCTGTTGATATAAACAACTTCTAACGGATGTAACTCGTTCATTTTTTGTCCGATTCCAACAAACCATACATCATTTTGAAGGTTTTAAAAAGGAGaatctaaaaataataataataactacaaCTGCATGTATAATTTTAACTACAAAAATATTTGTTGATGCATTATGGAAAAATTATGGGAGTTAAGGCCTGTTAAACTTAGcttaaaaactaaaataaataaacaaacacagattTCAAAGTACCGTTTCTTGAAAATGGTTCAGTGAATGTTAAGCAAATTGTGTATTGGTAATAGCTTGGGACCTTGCCTTTTAGAGGGTTTAAGGCTTGTTCATACACTATGGGAAAATTCTGAGATGTGTCCTGTCAAACTTGGCTCAAATAAGCAAATTCACGTAGAACCATAGTTTTCAAAATGCAATCGCTAGAAAATGGTACAATTGACTAAATTTTGTCTCGAAATTGCCTAGGACTTTGCCTCTCAGATAGTATATcacttgttttttgcaatatggGAAAACAAGAACTTCATTGTATTTTAGTTTATCCTGCACTTTATAGATATGAGAGTAAATCTTGCGCCATTTTCTATGCGCGATCGCTTAGAGTATTATTTGCCATTTCATATTGTAATGTTACGTTAAGCGCGCGTGATTTGACCGTGGTCGGTATGGTGTAACTACTTTTATGCATAAATTAGGATATATAACAAAAACTGCACTGTAACCCTGAAATGAGAATTGCCGCAGTATTATATATTCATGAACAAAGGTGCGGCCACCATTACCTGTGCGACTGTATAAAATGCTCCTATACTTTCATTTTCGCATTTGTCTGTAAAACAGCAGCTTTCGAGGGTCGTTTGGAAAAGGTGAGTTTGTTAAAGAAATTGACTTATACACCGTATAAACTGTAGGCTACTAAACCCCATAACTCGTTAATTTGGTCATTCTgtaatttttttctaatttttgaCGCTCTCTTGCGAATCTGTCAGTGATGTTCTCGAATCATTTTATATCTAAGGAACTTATGTAGATGTGTAGAAGGATTTCAAAATCTATATTAATAATAGAACTTATTCTagcaattgtataataatattgTTAAATTCCAGATGTACTTATATTTTACCTTTAGCGTCCGTTATCCGTGTGACTATGTAAAATGCTTTTGAACTATTACTCCCACAACTATATATCTGTAAAAACTACGGCGGTCAAATGTGGTTTGGAGAAGCCGAGTTTTTTATacaaatatttgtatatttcagtaGGGCGCAAAATGTAAGATATTCCAATATAACTCGTTCATTTAGTGGTTTTGTGTCCAGCTGATCCATGTTTTGTTGAAACGTCTTTGGCCGGAATTGGTCTTTACGCTTGTTTACCGACCGCGACATTCCAGGGGAATTCATAAAGATGTGTAGAAAGATTTCAACAtctgtattaatatattaactaTTTCTAGCAATTTTTCTTTATAAAGTAGGAAAACTGACGTTGCAATTACTTCCATTACCCCGGAGCCATGTTATAATTCACGCAAAtcagtttattttaaaagatCAGATACAAAATAGAAGAATCTATTTGACCGTAGTTTTACTTTTAAGCGATGTAATTGTTTTACGTTTATATTAGGCTATAGCACAGCATTTTAAGTCAACAACTGTACGGTAACCCTGAAATGAGAATTGCTGcaatattaaatattcatgaaCAGTTGTGTGGCCACCATTACCTGTGCgactatataaaatgctttgaaCTCCTTTCATTTTCGCAGTTGTCTGTAAAACTAGCTTTCGAGGGTCATTTGGAAAAGGTGAATTTCTTAAACAAATAGACCTATATACCGTGCAAACTGTAGCTAGTAAACCCCATATTTCGtattatttctttctttcttttttttcttgaggCTTTTTTTTGGCGGAACTGTTTGATTCCGTTGTTGAATCACGTCATACCCACGGAACTCATCTAGAATGATTTCGAAATCTTTAATATAAGACCTTATTACAGTAATTATACAACTAGTAAATCCCAAACGTACTTAAATTTTACGTTTTACTTCCGTGATCTGTGTGGttatataaaatgcttttttaaaTTCTTTCACTTTCATAATCGTCTATAAAAATGGAGGCGGTCGAAGGTAGTTTGGACAAAGTGAGTTTGTCCAACAAATATATGTAAGCTACATCTCAATAGCGTGCAAAATGTAACACACCCCAATAACTGGTTAATTTATTGGTTTCGTGAGAAGTCCTactaaataaagttttttgacACGCATTTGGCTGGAACAATTTACAGCAATTTAAAGATCCGGGGCTATAGGTGAAGTTTACCTGGGGTTGATTTTTTCAAGGAACATTGGCATCAGGGCGTAAATATTCGGCTTGGGGTTCATGGGGAACTCATGTACAGTAAATGTGCAGACGGATTTCAGCATCCGTATTCATATGATAACTTATAGGCCCTATTCTAGAAATTAGTTAACTATTAAATATCAACcatatttgtatttttctttgtaaataagCAAAACTGACGTCGTGGAAATCCATTACCCCAGAGCGCAATTATAATGAACACAAAtcagtttattttaatatacaatatataaaaacagaATAGTCCATTTGACCTGCCTTTTACTTTAAGCCAACTCCAAAGAAACTGTAAAAGATACTGCGTGTTGTAACCACAGTAATCTGCGTGACTATCAGAAAGACTTCTTCCTACAGTCATTTTCATAATAGCCTGTAAAACTGCAGCTTTCCCGGTCGGTTGGGAAAAACAAGTTTAACAACATATTTCTTGAACAGTGTGGGTCACGGAGCTATGCTGCTTATTAATGAGATTAATTCTGGTCTCAACCACAAGGTGGCCTTTATTGCACCCGGGTCAGTCGTACAACGCACTCGTACTGCCCACCGTGCCCGTTGATGCACACACTCCTAACACATAGGGTggtgcgtgcacacacacacacaaccacacacacacactaatatTTAACACCATAATTGACATTACAATGCATGTGACCAGGGAGAACTATTTACAAGGCTAGCATCAGTCCAACCTGCTGCGCTGCCTGCCGGTACCTCAGCGCTACACTGCGCTCCATCTCTGGGGTTAACTGTCCCAGAACCCCCACAAAGTCCCTGAAACGCAGGGTTCTCTGCTATTTTGTCTAACTCACGTGGTGGTGAAGTTGGGGCGAATGCTGCATACCCCCCTTGAAGCTGTGAGCACAACTGGGCAGCCTCTGGAGAGTCATTCACTGTTAAAACCTCCATCACCTTCCAGAAAAGGccttggagggtgaagaacgTCCCAGCCAGAGACTTAGCGGCAGGCAGCCGAGCCTCCAGCTTCCTCTAGGGGGCAGCGGCAGCAAAGCGAACTCCGGGGATACTCAGAGGTGGCTTCGGATGATCACATGAGGGGgagtggcacacaagaggatcgtaCAATCAGGTCATAACACAGAGGTTAGTAATAGTAAGCTATCACTCACGGCACCTCCACACCCGCGCACTGCACTCATTCAGTGCTAAATGATAAGCAATCACACTGACACGGTGCCACGTATTGGTGCTTCACTAAGCAGAGCAATTGTGGTttatttagtgtgtgtgtgtccaggagAGAACTTGCTGGTTAACATTGTGAGATTACAGGGTATTCAGTTCCCCCATGTTCTCTCGTCGAGTGCTGATTAGAAATCATGACGTCATCCGCTACTGTATATTTAGACGGTTTCTAACTAGACCCAGTTATCGCGAGTACGGCGAAGGATGTAACAGGATTGTAACAGGCACCATATGAGCAACACCACTAAATATACAAAACGGAAACACAAGGTGGTCGGATGCCAAACTGAAAGGTGACTTACGGCGGGGGAGTTATACAAACTAAGAACAtgtgaggatcggacagggtacacacaagatacGGGCAAACATACACACCACGATCGAGAAGGCAACTATAGCCATAAAAATAACAGCAACAacacaagggctatttacaattacaCAGACACAGGGTTATATACATGAGCGCTTGCGAGACATGCCGGGATTTGCAGATTTCACCAAAGTACATGCCATGCGTGACAATAATTGTGATATtgcttaatttaattataaCTTCATTGTAGCAACTTACTTCTTACATTTATCAACTACTGCTGACAACAAAGTCTTTGTGAGCATTCAGACATAATCCAGTTCTATTAAAACATTGTGATGCATGATTTTCTATGTTAACACACAGGTACAAAAATCTATTTTTCAGCCatcaaaaatacatttgtgcatGTATTTAAAGACGGAACATTATTATCTTAAGCCTAAGATATAGGTTCCCCTGCTaaaacagacacacagtgaCTCTGGACCTCAGTACAAAAAAAACGTAGTTTATTCACATGTCATTTATTTATCTGAATGGCTTTCTGCCATCTCACATACTTCTCTGAATAAATATGAGAGGGTAAcatttgctgaaatgcaggatATTTGGTGCCCCTTCCTAAAACTGGGCTATCAGGTCCCATGCATTGACCGTATTTCACGCATTTCAAGCAGTTCTCACACTGAGAAGTAAGGAATAACCCCCCACCACGGCGTCCCGTTATATAGGATTTATGGACGAGGTGCAGCCAATCGGAGTGGAGTTTTCCGCCGACTTCTGTCCTGAGATATAAAGAATTAATAGCCacctaccagccaatcagaaaatagcatCAGTTTTTTCGGGGTAAATTTCAAAATAAGTTACACATGATCGCTGCAAGAACATTATTACATAGATGCGCACATGGAGTGCAGACAAGGTGGGAGTGGAAGAGCAGGATCCGATGTTCTGACGGGTTCTGCTCCCTTGTCGATATGTGCTACCGTAACGCACACCGGCGGTTGTGTGGTTCGACCGAACACCGGTAAATATTAAATTTGGCAATACAATGTGGAAAGTTGTTCTTTATTGTGCAGTAGAGTTTGAATTATTGAAGTAGTCACATTTGCATTACATgaaataatatttcataataatgactaatgagaatcacaataGTATTatgaaatacaatttaaagatTATAGGATGTATCTATTaacccttcatgttcacagaggccccagcaggaatcaactGGTCTGGATCAGGACAAAAATGGGAAAGAAGAGAGGAAAAAGAAGAGCTGCtcctgaaatgcgcccccctgtggggtgtaatgGAAAGAgcgctgagaggtaacagtgtttacAGCCCACtatcatgcatgtctctctgggtctatagtcaggccataagatAAAAgcaaactgggctcctagctagggctggttcagtgggcagcactttaatatgtgtagcttcataaaaagacctcgccatcttctgtcttcgccgtcttcttccacaatcagccagttcttttatactagaggccagcaacagaccatccctcctatacaaaatggccacataacaaaactaaacaaacaaacaaaaacatatataaacaggtaaaaaggaacatcagtcaagtctagttgtggaggtttttaacggtgattctgaaagtttcatataatatctaaattttagatgagacaatttccttaaaagctgactgtaaataagtctgtttataTCAAGagtttcacagcatatcaaagtacatgaagacagagcagaaggctaaacagcagtgtgatgctgtccccattgtatgaattatatttataccatgagggtttgtttcctctcgctgcccacagtgtcccgatgaagagagcagactcccctgtacccagctgtgtttccatgaagagtgacgagTCAATGGATGAACCAAACagattcagagagggaccttttcctactgatcaaaggtaaatgtccaTTTAAAGAAACATTGTtgatgacattcagactctcagtgaaatggcacagagacacatacaagctatgaggaaataacatatttataatgaatgcaccaatttttacctgtaacagattccatcaccttgagaatttaaacaaatgttttgtctgtgttctatataaataacatctgaggtaaatggatgaggattactgtaaaacctgactttctgcgagctggaattgAAAGTTAGTTAAtagcaaagtggattttaaatttcagtcctcagcacagagctggaaaaatctggtttgcctgtttcccccccacatgtccattaaagaatgactcgatAACAGATTGTCGTCTCGTGAgatggatgtttctgttttgataacaaataatttcactctcatgaattcattagatcatactcagacgaaaggcttcagtttaacatgttcAATCAAACTATGTGGtttaaacaataaactactatcatcagacaaaaaaagagaaagactattggtttctttgccaaaggtgacgtttaaatacttgctgattcagatcataattaatgtgacactgcagtggttctcatcccccgagtataaaataagatgatttgttgatcccagggttaaattctcttgcgttcagcagcaaagtgcacagatacaaacatacaatgtaagacaaagacaacgtgcaaagacagcagatatagtgcaaataagtaaacacttttagaagtaaacaaaatttctgtaggataataagtttaagaagtacacaatgcattatgaaagaatcctgaaaatacaatattgttcaagaaataaatatgaatagaaatgtatgttatttatacgattaaaaacagagcagcttttaccacattaaaaatgggacgttaaggctggctgtgggggctgcacatcgacagcaggcattgtggtgtctaacggcagcaggcaggaaagatccccagtagcttcttagctcacggtgggggaatgagccggtggctgaaggtgccccaagatagcgccccctggagcctggGCTGGGTTATGGACTGGGACAGAAGGGTTAGTGCCTGGGGGCCTCAGGCTGGGCTGCAGGGGCCCTCAGAGCACTAATGGCCCCGAGTCCCAACATTTATATtgcaagccatgaaatgcgcccccctgtggggtgtaacagaaaaagtcctgagaggtaacagtgttacagcccactagcatgcatgtctctctgggtctatagtcaggccagaacatgaaagtaaactgggctcctagctagggctggctcagtgggcagcactttaatatgtgtagcttcataaaaagacctcgccatcttctgtcttcgccGTCTtcatccacaatcagccagtttttttatactagaggcgagtaacagaccatccctcctatacaaaatggccaaataacaaaactaaacaaacaaacaaaaaggtatataaacaggtaaaaaggaacatcagtcaagtctagttgtggaggtttttaacggtgattctgaaagtttcatataatatctatattttagatgagacaatttccttaaaacctgactgtaaataagtctgtttataTCAAGagtttcacagcatatcaaagtacatgaaggcagagcagaaggctaaacagcagtgtgatgccatccccattgtatgaattatatttataccatgagggtttgtttcctctcgctgcccacagtgtcccgatgaagagagcagactcccctgtacccagctgtgtttccctgaagagtgacgaGTCAATGGATGAACCAAACagattcagagagggaccttttcctactgatcaaaggtaaatgtgcatttaaacaaacattgttgatgacattcagactctcagtcaaatggcacagagacacatacaagctatgaggaaataacatatttataatgaatgcaccaatttttacctgtaacagattccatcaccttgagaatttaaacaaatgtttTGTCTGTGTTCTATATAAATaccatctgaggtaaatggatgaggattactgtaaaacctgactttctgcgagctggaattgAAAGTTATTTAAtagcaaagtggattttaaatttcagtcctcggcacagagctggaaataaactggtttgcctgttcccccccccccccccccacatgtccattaaagaat encodes:
- the LOC125721899 gene encoding cell surface glycoprotein 1-like gives rise to the protein MGKKRGKRRAAPEMRPPVGCNGKSAESVPMKRADSPVPSCVSMKSDESMDEPNRFREGPFPTDQSVPMKRADSPVPSCVSLKSDESMDEPNRFREGPFPTDQSVPMKRADSPVPSCVSLKSDESMDEPNRFREGPFPTDQR